In one Stenotrophomonas maltophilia genomic region, the following are encoded:
- a CDS encoding NAD-dependent succinate-semialdehyde dehydrogenase: MSAAPAIAISLDPATGQEIARHPFVTDTELEVILDRGQAGFAAWSAQSLEQRADVLRAMAAVLRRDRESLAALATAEMGKVHAESLAEIEKCAVLCEWYADNGAQYLRDEPTLVPDDKAYVSYLPLGVVLGIMPWNFPYWQVMRAAVPILMGGNGFLLKPAENIVGTAHLLDAAWRDAGLPEGTFIAANISREGTSRAIADDRIAAVTLTGSVGAGRSIAAQAGQALKKVVLELGGSDPFIVLDDADLDAAVDAALASRFQNTGQVCIAGKRIIVEDGVYDRFVAQFCAKVQALTVGDGREPGNRIGPMARQDLLEQLDAQVRASVEAGAQLLVGGHQLDRPGSFYAPTVLAGVEPGMQAFDTETFGPVASISRARDADHAVELANQSEFGLSGNLWSGDRERAMRLARRLQTGGVFVNGFSASDPRVPIGGVKKSGFGRELSHFGIREFVNAQTVWFDRR; encoded by the coding sequence ATGTCCGCTGCCCCCGCCATTGCGATTTCCCTCGATCCGGCCACCGGCCAGGAAATCGCCCGCCATCCCTTCGTTACCGACACCGAGCTGGAGGTGATCCTCGATCGAGGCCAGGCCGGCTTTGCCGCCTGGAGCGCGCAGTCGCTGGAGCAGCGCGCCGATGTACTGCGTGCGATGGCCGCGGTCCTGCGCCGCGACCGCGAATCGCTTGCGGCGCTGGCCACCGCCGAGATGGGCAAGGTCCATGCCGAATCGTTGGCCGAAATCGAGAAGTGCGCGGTGCTCTGCGAGTGGTATGCGGATAACGGCGCACAGTATCTGCGCGACGAGCCGACGCTGGTTCCCGATGACAAGGCCTACGTGTCCTACCTGCCACTGGGCGTGGTGCTGGGCATCATGCCGTGGAATTTCCCGTACTGGCAGGTGATGCGCGCAGCCGTGCCGATCCTGATGGGTGGCAATGGTTTCCTGCTCAAGCCGGCCGAGAACATCGTCGGTACCGCCCATCTGCTCGATGCCGCCTGGCGCGACGCGGGCCTGCCGGAAGGCACCTTCATCGCCGCCAACATCAGCCGTGAGGGCACCAGTCGTGCCATCGCCGATGACCGCATCGCAGCTGTCACCCTGACCGGCAGCGTCGGCGCAGGCCGCAGCATTGCCGCGCAGGCCGGGCAGGCATTGAAGAAGGTCGTGCTGGAACTGGGGGGCTCGGACCCCTTCATCGTGCTGGACGATGCCGACCTCGACGCGGCGGTGGATGCGGCACTCGCCTCGCGCTTCCAGAACACCGGACAGGTCTGCATCGCCGGCAAGCGCATCATCGTCGAGGACGGCGTGTACGACCGTTTCGTGGCGCAGTTCTGCGCGAAGGTGCAGGCGCTGACCGTCGGTGATGGCCGTGAACCGGGCAACCGCATCGGTCCCATGGCCCGGCAGGACCTGCTCGAGCAGCTCGATGCGCAGGTGCGTGCATCGGTAGAGGCCGGTGCGCAGCTGCTGGTCGGCGGTCATCAGCTGGATCGTCCGGGCAGCTTCTATGCCCCCACGGTGTTGGCCGGTGTCGAGCCGGGCATGCAGGCGTTCGATACCGAGACCTTCGGCCCGGTGGCTTCGATCAGCCGCGCACGCGATGCCGATCATGCGGTGGAGCTGGCCAACCAGAGCGAATTCGGCCTCAGCGGCAACCTGTGGAGCGGCGATCGCGAGCGCGCGATGCGGCTGGCACGCAGGCTGCAGACCGGCGGCGTGTTCGTCAACGGCTTCTCCGCGTCCGACCCGCGCGTGCCGATCGGTGGCGTGAAGAAGAGTGGCTTCGGCCGCGAGCTGTCGCATTTCGGCATCCGCGAGTTCGTGAACGCGCAGACCGTGTGGTTCGACCGTCGTTGA
- a CDS encoding helix-turn-helix transcriptional regulator has product MMRSESERRELGGFLKACRARVDPATLGLPAGRRRTPGLKREEVALAVGVSVSWYTWIEQGREVRASPEVLERLARVLRMSDDERAYAFALSGYGVPLESPDESVTDGLRQLVDAMQPIPAYVRNTRFDILAWNPAIAELFVDYSQLAPHERNTLRLMFLYPPYRTLILNWEEMARGLLAGFRAAMAQAQDKAPFLALAEDIAAHSDTFRQWWPEHDVRRFDEGAKKLNHPTRGLLDLQYVALVPESRHDLSLVTYLPRK; this is encoded by the coding sequence ATGATGCGCAGCGAGAGTGAACGCAGGGAGCTCGGCGGTTTCCTCAAGGCCTGCCGCGCCCGTGTCGACCCGGCCACGCTGGGCCTGCCGGCCGGGCGCAGGCGTACCCCCGGCCTGAAGCGCGAGGAAGTGGCGCTGGCGGTGGGGGTCAGTGTCAGCTGGTACACCTGGATCGAGCAGGGACGTGAAGTGCGTGCGTCGCCGGAAGTGCTCGAGCGCCTGGCCCGGGTATTGCGGATGAGCGATGACGAGCGTGCATATGCGTTCGCGCTGTCCGGCTATGGCGTTCCGCTGGAGTCTCCAGATGAAAGCGTGACCGATGGCCTGCGCCAGCTGGTGGACGCGATGCAGCCGATCCCGGCCTACGTACGCAACACCCGTTTCGACATCCTGGCCTGGAATCCGGCCATTGCCGAACTGTTCGTCGACTACAGCCAGCTGGCGCCGCATGAGCGCAACACGCTGCGGCTGATGTTCCTGTATCCGCCTTATCGCACGTTGATCCTCAACTGGGAGGAGATGGCCCGGGGCCTGCTGGCCGGCTTCCGCGCGGCGATGGCGCAGGCGCAGGACAAGGCGCCTTTCCTGGCGCTGGCCGAGGACATCGCTGCCCACAGCGATACGTTCCGGCAGTGGTGGCCGGAGCATGATGTGCGCCGCTTCGACGAGGGGGCGAAGAAGCTGAACCACCCCACGCGCGGGTTGCTGGACCTGCAGTACGTGGCGCTGGTGCCGGAGAGCCGGCACGACCTGTCGTTGGTCACCTACCTGCCGCGAAAGTAG
- the prfB gene encoding peptide chain release factor 2 (programmed frameshift) gives MIELNPVRQRITDLTDRVLSLRGYLDYDAKKERLEEVTRELENPDVWNNAEYAQNLGRERSSLEKTVGGIASVLDGLKDATELLELAESEQDEDTALAVVADLDKHQSHVEKLEFQRMFSGEMDNAAAFVDIQAGAGGTEAQDWAEILLRMYLRWCESRGWKTELMEVSGGDVAGIKSATLRVEGDYAYGWLKTETGVHRLVRKSPFDSDNRRHTSFTSVFVSPEIDDNIDITINPADLRTDVYRSSGAGGQHVNKTESAVRITHIPTNIVVACQTGRSQHQNRDNAMKMLAAKLYELEIQKRNAEKDAVEATKSDIGWGSQIRNYVLDQSRIKDLRTGIERSDTQKVLDGDLDEFVEASLKAGLAVGSKRVDA, from the exons ATGATCGAACTGAATCCTGTCCGCCAGCGCATCACCGATCTGACCGATCGCGTGCTGTCGCTTCGGGGGTATCTT GACTACGACGCCAAGAAAGAGCGTCTTGAAGAAGTAACGCGGGAGCTTGAAAACCCCGACGTCTGGAACAACGCCGAGTACGCCCAGAACCTGGGGCGCGAGCGATCCAGCCTGGAAAAGACCGTGGGCGGCATCGCCTCGGTGCTCGATGGCCTGAAGGATGCGACCGAGCTGCTGGAGCTGGCCGAGTCCGAGCAGGACGAGGACACCGCGCTGGCCGTGGTTGCCGATCTGGACAAGCACCAGTCGCACGTCGAGAAGCTGGAGTTCCAGCGCATGTTCTCCGGCGAGATGGACAATGCCGCTGCGTTCGTCGACATCCAGGCCGGTGCCGGTGGTACCGAAGCCCAGGACTGGGCCGAGATCCTGCTGCGCATGTACCTGCGCTGGTGCGAATCGCGTGGCTGGAAGACCGAGCTGATGGAAGTTTCCGGCGGTGATGTGGCGGGCATCAAGTCGGCCACCCTGCGCGTGGAAGGTGACTATGCCTATGGCTGGCTGAAGACCGAGACCGGCGTGCACCGCCTGGTGCGCAAGTCGCCGTTCGACTCGGACAACCGTCGCCACACCAGCTTCACCTCGGTGTTCGTTTCGCCGGAGATCGACGACAACATCGACATCACCATCAACCCGGCCGATCTGCGCACCGACGTCTACCGTTCGTCCGGCGCCGGTGGTCAGCACGTCAACAAGACCGAGTCGGCGGTGCGTATCACCCACATTCCGACCAACATCGTGGTGGCGTGCCAGACGGGCCGCAGCCAGCACCAGAACCGCGACAACGCGATGAAGATGCTGGCCGCAAAGCTCTACGAGCTCGAGATCCAGAAGCGCAACGCGGAGAAGGATGCCGTGGAAGCGACCAAGTCCGACATCGGCTGGGGCAGCCAGATCCGCAATTACGTGCTTGATCAGAGCCGCATCAAGGACCTGCGCACGGGCATCGAGCGTTCCGATACGCAGAAGGTGCTCGATGGTGACCTCGATGAGTTCGTCGAGGCCAGCCTGAAGGCCGGCCTGGCGGTGGGGTCCAAGCGCGTCGATGCCTGA